One Ochotona princeps isolate mOchPri1 chromosome 7, mOchPri1.hap1, whole genome shotgun sequence genomic window carries:
- the MAB21L2 gene encoding protein mab-21-like 2 — protein MIAAQAKLVYQLNKYYTERCQARKAAIAKTIREVCKVVSDVLKEVEVQEPRFISSLSEIDARYEGLEVISPTEFEVVLYLNQMGVFNFVDDGSLPGCAVLKLSDGRKRSMSLWVEFITASGYLSARKIRSRFQTLVAQAVDKCSYRDVVKMIADTSEVKLRIRERYVVQITPAFKCTGIWPRSAAQWPMPHIPWPGPNRVAEVKAEGFNLLSKECYSLTGKQSSAESDAWVLQFGEAENRLLMGGCRNKCLSVLKTLRDRHLELPGQPLNNYHMKTLLLYECEKHPRETDWDEACLGDRLNGILLQLISCLQCRRCPHYFLPNLDLFQGKPHSALESAAKQTWRLAREILTNPKSLDKL, from the coding sequence ATGATCGCCGCGCAGGCTAAGCTGGTCTACCAGCTCAATAAGTACTACACCGAACGCTGCCAGGCGCGCAAGGCGGCCATCGCCAAGACCATCCGCGAGGTCTGCAAAGTGGTCTCCGACGTGCTGAAGGAAGTGGAGGTGCAAGAGCCGCGCTTCATCAGCTCCCTGAGCGAGATCGATGCACGCTATGAGGGGCTCGAGGTCATCTCGCCCACGGAATTCGAGGTGGTGCTCTACCTCAACCAGATGGGCGTCTTCAACTTCGTGGATGACGGCTCGCTGCCCGGCTGCGCCGTGCTCAAGTTGAGCGACGGGCGCAAGCGGAGCATGTCCCTCTGGGTCGAGTTCATCACGGCGTCCGGCTACCTCTCGGCGCGCAAGATCCGCTCGCGCTTCCAGACGCTGGTGGCCCAGGCGGTGGACAAGTGCAGCTACCGGGATGTGGTCAAGATGATCGCTGACACCAGCGAGGTCAAGCTGCGCATTCGCGAGCGCTACGTGGTGCAGATCACGCCGGCGTTCAAGTGCACCGGCATCTGGCCTCGCAGCGCGGCGCAGTGGCCCATGCCCCACATCCCCTGGCCCGGCCCCAACCGCGTGGCGGAGGTCAAGGCCGAAGGGTTCAACTTGCTGTCCAAGGAGTGCTACTCGCTGACCGGCAAGCAGAGCTCGGCCGAGAGCGATGCCTGGGTGCTGCAGTTCGGGGAGGCAGAGAACCGGCTGCTGATGGGCGGCTGCCGGAACAAGTGTCTGTCGGTGCTCAAGACGCTGCGGGACCGCCACCTGGAGCTGCCGGGCCAGCCGCTCAACAACTACCACATGAAGACGCTGCTGCTGTACGAGTGCGAGAAGCATCCGCGCGAAACGGACTGGGACGAGGCTTGCCTGGGCGACCGGCTCAACGGCATCCTCCTGCAGCTCAtctcctgcctgcagtgccgCCGCTGCCCTCACTACTTCCTGCCCAACCTCGACCTCTTCCAGGGCAAACCCCACTCGGCCCTGGAGAGCGCTGCCAAGCAGACCTGGAGGTTGGCCAGGGAAATTCTCACCAATCCCAAAAGCCTGGACAAGCTATAA